The Rhipicephalus sanguineus isolate Rsan-2018 chromosome 7, BIME_Rsan_1.4, whole genome shotgun sequence genome includes a window with the following:
- the LOC119400113 gene encoding E3 ubiquitin-protein ligase SMURF2, whose protein sequence is MANPPTRRHGSMKIRLTVLCAKNLCKKDFFRLPDPFCKISVDGSGQCHSTDACKNTLDPKWNQHYDLYLSRSDSITISVWNHKKVQKKQGAGFLGCVRIMANAIQQLKDTGYQRLDLMRNTAGEEGGDIVRGQIVISLLSRDGHGLGSQNVVVDNNLSALACHEDLPEGWEQRRTATGRVYYVNHWSRSTQWEKPLRPAYEMVNMVAPLSNRNSMHVSGSISAGSAANSRAQRRSLPPPASSTANDEMQPPPPPPPPPPQDEGNGAPPSPSPPPASSPQADTPQSNARRRSTRHRNYLARNQLHRAADLPEGYEVRTTQQGQVYFYHVATGVSTWHDPRVPRDYPSGDLESLGPLPRGWEIRSTPTGRLYYVDHNNRTTQFTDPRLPLGLQKLTSRADSHKSHTSSSALIMERSSSPELSCLPKYKRDLVQKLTALRQELQTVQPQSGHCRLEVSREDIFEESYRLIMKMRPKDLKKRLMVKFRGEEGLDYGGVAREWLYLLSHEMLNPYYGLFQYTRDDIYTLQINPDSSVNPEHLSYFHFVGRVIGLAVFHGHYIDGGFTLPFYKMLLGKPIHLDDIEAVDPDLHRSLTWMLNNDIGDYIDTTFSVEHNAFGQLQVHELKPNGKDLPVTDDNKKEYVRLFVNYRFMRGIEQQFLALQKGFSELIHPNLLKSFDEKELELVIGGLGKIDLMDWKANTRLKHCTADSNVVKWFWQTVESYSEERRARLLQFVTGSSRVPLQGFKALQGSTGAAGPRLFTIHMIDANTDNLPKAHTCFNRIDLPPYETQEKLSEKLTQAIEETCGFAVE, encoded by the exons GTCTTCCCGACCCATTCTGCAAGATCAGCGTAGATGGATCGGGCCAGTGCCATTCGACGGACGCCTGTAAAAATACTCTCGATCCCAAGTGGAATCAGCATTATGACCT GTACCTGAGCCGATCGGACTCGATCACGATCAGCGTGTGGAATCACAAGAAAGTCCAGAAGAAGCAGGGGGCCGGCTTTCTCGGATGTGTGCGCATCATGGCCAACGCCATACAGCAGCTCAAAGACACTGGCT ACCAGCGGCTAGACCTGATGAGGAATACGGCGGGGGAGGAGGGTGGGGACATCGTGCGAGGCCAGATCGTCATCAGCCTACTCTCCCGTGACGGCCACGGCCTCGGAAGCCAGAACGTTGTggtcgacaacaacctgagcgcCCTCGCTTGCCACGAGGACCTGCCCGAAGG GTGGGAGCAGCGGCGCACGGCAACCGGTCGAGTCTACTACGTCAATCACTGGAGTCGCTCCACACAATGGGAGAAGCCACTCAG GCCTGCATATGAAATGGTCAACATGGTCGCGCCCCTTTCCAATCGCAACAGCATGCACGTCAGCGGCAGCATCAGCGCGGGCAGCGCAGCCAACTCCCGAGCTCAGCGCCGGTCTCTGCCTCCACCCGCGTCTTCCACGGCCAACGATGAGATGCAGCCACCTCCACcaccacctcctcctcctcctcag GATGAGGGCAACGGAGCACCACCATCGCCGTCCCCGCCGCCCGCGAGTTCTCCGCAGGCGGACACGCCACAGTCCAATGCTCGGCGGCGGTCGACGCGGCATCGCAACTACCTGGCCCGAAACCAGCTTCACAGGGCAGCTGACCTGCCCGAGGGATATG AGGTGCGGACGACACAGCAGGGCCAGGTGTACTTCTACCACGTGGCGACGGGGGTGAGCACGTGGCACGACCCCAGGGTGCCCCGCGACTACCCCTCCGGTGACCTTGAATCCCTGGGACCCTTGCCCCGGGGCTGGGAGATTCGTTCGACCCCAACGGGACGCCTGTACTACGTGGACCACAACAACCGCACCACACAATTCACCGACCCTCGGCTTCCTCT GGGGTTACAGAAGTTGACA TCCCGCGCCGACAGTCACAAGTCCCACACATCGTCGTCGGCACTCATCATGGAGCGGTCGTCGTCGCCCGAGCTGTCCTGCCTTCCCAAGTACAAGCGGGACCTGGTGCAGAAGCTGACGGCCCTGCGTCAGGAGCTGCAGACGGTGCAGCCCCAGTCGGGTCACTGCCGGCTGGAGGTCTCTCGGGAGGACATTTTCGAG GAGTCTTATCGGCTCATCATGAAGATGCGTCCCAAGGACCTCAAGAAGCGGCTAATGGTCAAGTTCCGTGGCGAGGAAGGCCTCGACTACGGAGGAGTGGCCAG GGAGTGGCTGTACCTTCTGTCGCACGAGATGCTGAACCCATACTATGGCCTGTTCCAGTACACGCGCGACGACATCTACACGCTCCAAATCAACCCCGACTCCTCGGTGAATCCG GAACACCTATCGTACTTCCACTTCGTGGGGCGAGTCATTGGTCTGGCAGTGTTTCACGGTCACTACATAGACGGTGGCTTCACGCTGCCTTTCTACAAGATGCTCCTGGGGAAGCCCATCCACCTGGACGACATCGAGGCCGTTGACCCGGACCTGCACCGGAGCCTCACCTGGATGCT CAACAATGACATAGGAGACTACATCGACACGACCTTCTCCGTGGAACACAATGCCTTTGGCCAGCTCCAGGTGCACGAACTCAAGCCCAACGGCAAGGACCTGCCCGTCACGGACGACAACAAGAAGGAATACGTCAG GTTGTTCGTGAACTACCGGTTCATGCGAGGAATCGAGCAGCAGTTCCTGGCACTTCAGAAGGgcttcagtgaactcattcaCCCGAACCTGCTCAAGTCCTTTGACGAGAAGGAGCTCGAG CTGGTGATTGGCGGGCTGGGCAAGATCGACCTAATGGACTGGAAGGCCAACACGCGGCTCAAGCACTGCACGGCCGACAGCAATGTGGTCAAGTGGTTCTGGCAGACGGTCGAGTCGTACAGCGAGGAGCGGCGAGCGCGGCTGCTCCAGTTTGTGACGGGCAGCTCGCGGGTTCCCCTCCAGGGTTTCAAGGCTCTCCAGG GTTCCACGGGAGCGGCCGGCCCAAGGTTGTTCACGATACACATGATTGACGCCAACACGGACAACTTGCCAAAGGCACACACGTG CTTTAACCGGATTGACCTGCCTCCgtacgaaacacaagaaaagctcaGCGAGAAGCTAACCCAGGCGATCGAGGAGACTTGTGGATTCGCCGTGGAGTGA